The Campylobacter sp. CN_NE2 region CGGGTGCGAAAATTCAATCGTATAATCAAATTTAGGATTTTTGCTTGGGCTTAACCTAACAAATTTATCATTTTCTCTTACTTCTACGCTTTGTTTTATAATGATTGCTTTTTTATCTTCGTCAAGCTTTTTCGTTCCTGCTTCATCAAGTAGCATACAAAAACTTATCGCACTTCCGTCCATAACAGGGATTTCATTTGCATCGACAATGATTCTTATGTTGTCGATTCCGTAGCTATTTATCGCACTTAAAATATGCTCGATAGTCGAAACGAAGCCTTTTTCATTTCCCACGACCGTCGCCATTTGCGTATTTACGACATTTTGGGGTGCGGCTTTGAAACTAACGCCCAAATCGCTTCTATAAAATACAATTCCACTATCAGCTTCGAGCGGTTCAAGAATAAGTTTTATAGGTTCGCCTTTGTGAAGACCGATTCCAACGCCTTCAACTCGCTTAGCTATGGTGATTTGTTTCAAATTTCGTTTCCTTTTAAAAATTTCGCCAAACATTATACCAAAATTTGGTTAATAAATTATTTTTCGCCATTTATAGTTTTTTTCGCATTTTCTAAAATATCAAAAATATTATCTTTCATCCATTTTGGATCCATCCACTCTTCTGGTCTAGTTTCAACGCCTTGAACGATAGTTCCAAAATGCAAATGATCGCCAAAAGCAAAGCCGGTTGCGCCGGTATTTCCCAAAATATCGCCCGGTTTTACCTGATCTCCAATGCTGACATTTGAGCTTGTGCAGTGAGCGTAAATTCCATACAAGCCAAATCCGTAATAAACAACGATATTTAGCCCGTAAATTCCGTTTTCTGTCGTTTCTACAACCACGCCGTAATTACTCTCTATGATAGGAGCTGCCGCCGTGCTAGCAAGATCTAGCCCCATGTGCCACGATTCGCTTAAATTTTCCCCTTGCCAAGAGTAAATTCTATGATCGCCGTAACTTGCCACGGCTGCTGCATTTTTAAGCGGTGAAAATGGTCGAATTTCAAATTTATCAAATTTTTTTTCATGGATTTTCGAAGTTGCTTTTTTGATAAATTTGCCGTTTTCTTCACGCAAAACTTCATTTACAAATTTAAATTTATCAATCCCTTCTAATTTGCTAGGGTTTTGTGCGTAAATTTCGACTAGTTCGCTAACTTTTCCGTCAATGAATTTTTGCGTTAAAGCTATATTTGAGACCTTATAATTTTTATCTTGGTAAAAATAGTGAATTTGCGAATTTGAGAGATTTCCTGCCTTATCGGTAGCAACGACATCTGCTCTAAATTCGTCCAAATTTGCCGGCCACGCTATCAAAGCAGCGTAAAATCCGTCTTTTTCAAAAGGCAGGGCAGAAAATTCTTTTCCGTAATTTGTGCGCACAAAAACGCGATCTAGCATTTCATCGCCAGCCTTAAAAACCACGACCGCAGCACCACCTTTTGTGATTTTATAAGATTGGTTTATAATGCTGATTGTTGGTTTTTTATTATCGACGATTATTTTTGAAGTTGCTTTACTTTCGTTGCCAAGCGTGAAATTCCACTTGCTAATATCGCTAATAGCGACTTCTAGGTCATAGTTGGCATTATTATTTAAAATTAAATTTTTTGGAAATTCAAGCGAAATTTCTAACTCTTTTTGCGTAATGCCGTATTCTTCGTCTTTTAAAGCGATTTTTTTATCATTATCTATCAAATTTACAACTACTTTTTTTATGCCAGTATCGTCGCTAACTTTAAATTTCAAAGGCGAAGTCAAATTCCAATAAATTTGATTTTCAAGCTCGATTTTAGGCGGATTTTGTTCCAACAAAGGTGAAGTAAAAATTTTAAAAATTCCAAAAACAACCAACCCTAAAAGTGCCAAAAGCGCAACAAATTTAAATTTACTTCCGTCATTTCGTCTATAACTTCTTCTCATAAAAATACCTTATTTTTTTAATCGTGTGATTTTACAAAACTTAGTTTAATTATCGGTAAATTTGGCAAATTTAAGTGCCAAATTTAGTGAATTTTCGCAAAAATTTAGATAATATCTCGCAGTTTTCTTGCTTCATACATCCATTTTTGCAAATCGTCCCATTTTTCATCTTTTATCATATCGGTGCAAATTTTTAACTCTTTTTCAAAATTTTCAATCGAATTTAACAAATTTGATTTATTTTGCTTGAAAATATCAACCCACATTTCAGGGCTTGATTTAGCGATTCTTGCCATTCCTGTAAAACTTCCACCTGCTAAATTTATGATATTTCTGCGATTTTCTTCTTTTAAAACGCTATTGACTAGCGAATAGCTTATGGCGTGCGGTAAATGCGATATTAGACCTACATGGTGATCGTGGCTTTTTGCGTTCATAAATACGATTTTCATGCCGACAAAAGAAAAAATTTCAACCGCTCTTTTCATGTGCAT contains the following coding sequences:
- the lpxC gene encoding UDP-3-O-acyl-N-acetylglucosamine deacetylase — translated: MKQITIAKRVEGVGIGLHKGEPIKLILEPLEADSGIVFYRSDLGVSFKAAPQNVVNTQMATVVGNEKGFVSTIEHILSAINSYGIDNIRIIVDANEIPVMDGSAISFCMLLDEAGTKKLDEDKKAIIIKQSVEVRENDKFVRLSPSKNPKFDYTIEFSHPLIGRQNFVFEFGKKNYLKEIARARTFGFLKDVQMLRSMNLALGGSLENAVVIDDTRILNPEGLRFENEFVRHKILDAIGDLSLMGAPILGDYTAYAGSHDLNHKLTKAVFSDAKNYEIVSLNEEIVRAYSKVFA
- a CDS encoding M23 family metallopeptidase, which gives rise to MRRSYRRNDGSKFKFVALLALLGLVVFGIFKIFTSPLLEQNPPKIELENQIYWNLTSPLKFKVSDDTGIKKVVVNLIDNDKKIALKDEEYGITQKELEISLEFPKNLILNNNANYDLEVAISDISKWNFTLGNESKATSKIIVDNKKPTISIINQSYKITKGGAAVVVFKAGDEMLDRVFVRTNYGKEFSALPFEKDGFYAALIAWPANLDEFRADVVATDKAGNLSNSQIHYFYQDKNYKVSNIALTQKFIDGKVSELVEIYAQNPSKLEGIDKFKFVNEVLREENGKFIKKATSKIHEKKFDKFEIRPFSPLKNAAAVASYGDHRIYSWQGENLSESWHMGLDLASTAAAPIIESNYGVVVETTENGIYGLNIVVYYGFGLYGIYAHCTSSNVSIGDQVKPGDILGNTGATGFAFGDHLHFGTIVQGVETRPEEWMDPKWMKDNIFDILENAKKTINGEK